One window of Micropterus dolomieu isolate WLL.071019.BEF.003 ecotype Adirondacks linkage group LG13, ASM2129224v1, whole genome shotgun sequence genomic DNA carries:
- the rpl7a gene encoding 60S ribosomal protein L7a, whose product MRRETPKGKKAKGKKVAPAPSVAKKHEAKKVVNPLFEKRPKNFGIGQDIQPKRDLTRFVKWPRYIRLQRQRSILYKRLKVPPAINQFTQALDRQTATQLFKLAHKYRPETKQEKKQRLLARAEQKAAGKGDTPTKRPPVLRAGVNTVTSLVESKKAQLVIIAHDVDPIELVVFLPALCRKMGVPYCIVKGKARLGRLVHRKTCTSVAFTQTNPEDKGALAKLVEAIKTNYNDRYEEIRRHWGGGIMGPKSTARISKLEKAKAKELATKLG is encoded by the exons atgaggagagagaca CCTAAGGGAAAGAAGGCTAAGGGGAAGAAGGTGGCACCGGCCCCTTCTGTGGCCAAGAAACATGAGGCCAAAAAAGTAGTCAACCCCCTGTTTGAGAAGAGGCCAAAGAACTTTGGCATCG GCCAGGATATACAGCCCAAGCGTGATTTGACACGCTTTGTGAAATGGCCCCGTTACATCCGCCTGCAGAGGCAGCGCTCCATCCTCTACAAGCGTCTGAAGGTTCCCCCTGCAATCAACCAGTTCACTCAGGCTCTGGACCGCCAGACCG CCACACAGCTGTTCAAGCTGGCCCACAAGTACAGGCCAGAGACCAAGCAGGAGAAGAAACAGAGGCTGCTGGCCCGCGCTGAGCAGAAGGCAGCTGGAAAGGGAGATACTCCTACCAAAAGGCCCCCTGTCCTCCGTGCAG GTGTGAACACTGTCACTTCTCTGGTGGAGAGCAAGAAGGCCCAGCTGGTGATCATTGCCCATGATGTGGATCCAATTGAG CTCGTCGTCTTCCTGCCAGCTCTTTGCCGCAAGATGGGTGTCCCATACTGTATCGTCAAGGGCAAGGCTAGACTGGGCAGACTGGTGCACAGAAAGACATGCACTTCAGTTGCCTTCACACAGACAAACCC TGAGGATAAAGGTGCTCTTGCCAAGCTTGTGGAAGCCATCAAGACCAACTACAACGACAGATATGAAGAG ATCCGTCGTCACTGGGGAGGCGGCATCATGGGCCCAAAATCCACAGCCCGCATCTCCAAGCTGGAGAAGGCAAAGGCCAAGGAACTGGCAACCAAGCTTGGTTAA
- the LOC123981873 gene encoding surfeit locus protein 1 isoform X1, giving the protein MCSLPSLWNCIGVMNTIPPQDIPSFMVISLRSRQTMASLKSALAYSTRVLTVLKKQTHVIYIKRTLLVSRLPLFKRADGWFIPFGRQSSSTATGVEKGDDSFLKWFLLLIPATTFGLGTWQVKRRQWKMQLISELQRLTTAEPIPLPRDPHELNSLEYRRVRVRGQYDHSQELYILPRSPVDPEKEAREAGRLASSGETGANVITPFHCTDLGITILVNRGYVPRQKIRPETRTKGQVEGEVEVVGVVRLTETRKPFVPNNDVERNRWHYRDLEAMSSVTGAEPIFIDADFGSTIPGGPIGGQTRVTLRNEHMQYIVTWYGLCAATSYMWFAKFVKKI; this is encoded by the exons ATGTGCTCCTTGCCAAGTCTGTGGAACTGTATTGGAGTGATGAACACCATTCCTCCACaagatattccctcatttatggtaatctcattgagatcaagaCAGAC AATGGCTTCTCTCAAATCAGCGTTGGCTTATTCCACCAGGGTGCTTACGGTACTAAAGAAACAG ACGCATGTCATTTACATCAAGAGGACTCTCCTCGTGTCTAGACTGCCTCTCTTCAAACGTGCAGATG GCTGGTTCATTCCCTTCGGGCGACAATCCAGCTCCACCGCAACCGGAGTAGAGAAAGGAGACGACTCTTTCCTCAAATGGTTCCTGCTGCTCATCCCTGCCACCACCTTTGGCCTTGGTACCTGGCAG GTGAAACGACGTCAGTGGAAAATGCAGCTGATTAGTGAGCTGCAAAGACTCACTACTGCGGAACCCATTCCTCTTCCTCGCGA TCCTCATGAGCTGAATAGCCTAGAGTACAGAAGGGTGAGAGTGCGTGGACAGTACGACCACTCACAGGAGCTGTATATTCTGCCCCGCTCCCCAGTCGACCCAGAGAAAGAGgccagagaggcaggcaggctggCTTCAAGCGGAGAGACCGGTGCAAATGTCATCACTCCATTTCACTGCACTGACCTCGG CATCACAATCCTGGTGAACAGAGGATATGTTCCAAGGCAGAAGATACGACCAGAGACCAGGACGAAGGGACAG GTGGAAGGTGAGGTGGAGGTGGTTGGGGTCGTTAGGCTGACAGAGACTCGCAAACCCTTTGTACCGAACAATGATGTGGAGAGAAACCGCTGGCATTACAGAGACCTGGAGGCCATGTCCAGTGTCACTGGAGCTGAGCCCATCTTCATTGATGCCGACTTTG GCAGCACCATTCCTGGTGGACCAATAGGTGGACAGACTAGAGTCACGTTGAGGAATGAACACATGCAGTACATAGTGACATG GTATGGTTTGTGTGCAGCTACCTCCTACATGTGGTTTGCCAAGTTTGTCAAGAAGATTTAA
- the LOC123981873 gene encoding surfeit locus protein 1 isoform X2 — protein MASLKSALAYSTRVLTVLKKQTHVIYIKRTLLVSRLPLFKRADGWFIPFGRQSSSTATGVEKGDDSFLKWFLLLIPATTFGLGTWQVKRRQWKMQLISELQRLTTAEPIPLPRDPHELNSLEYRRVRVRGQYDHSQELYILPRSPVDPEKEAREAGRLASSGETGANVITPFHCTDLGITILVNRGYVPRQKIRPETRTKGQVEGEVEVVGVVRLTETRKPFVPNNDVERNRWHYRDLEAMSSVTGAEPIFIDADFGSTIPGGPIGGQTRVTLRNEHMQYIVTWYGLCAATSYMWFAKFVKKI, from the exons ATGGCTTCTCTCAAATCAGCGTTGGCTTATTCCACCAGGGTGCTTACGGTACTAAAGAAACAG ACGCATGTCATTTACATCAAGAGGACTCTCCTCGTGTCTAGACTGCCTCTCTTCAAACGTGCAGATG GCTGGTTCATTCCCTTCGGGCGACAATCCAGCTCCACCGCAACCGGAGTAGAGAAAGGAGACGACTCTTTCCTCAAATGGTTCCTGCTGCTCATCCCTGCCACCACCTTTGGCCTTGGTACCTGGCAG GTGAAACGACGTCAGTGGAAAATGCAGCTGATTAGTGAGCTGCAAAGACTCACTACTGCGGAACCCATTCCTCTTCCTCGCGA TCCTCATGAGCTGAATAGCCTAGAGTACAGAAGGGTGAGAGTGCGTGGACAGTACGACCACTCACAGGAGCTGTATATTCTGCCCCGCTCCCCAGTCGACCCAGAGAAAGAGgccagagaggcaggcaggctggCTTCAAGCGGAGAGACCGGTGCAAATGTCATCACTCCATTTCACTGCACTGACCTCGG CATCACAATCCTGGTGAACAGAGGATATGTTCCAAGGCAGAAGATACGACCAGAGACCAGGACGAAGGGACAG GTGGAAGGTGAGGTGGAGGTGGTTGGGGTCGTTAGGCTGACAGAGACTCGCAAACCCTTTGTACCGAACAATGATGTGGAGAGAAACCGCTGGCATTACAGAGACCTGGAGGCCATGTCCAGTGTCACTGGAGCTGAGCCCATCTTCATTGATGCCGACTTTG GCAGCACCATTCCTGGTGGACCAATAGGTGGACAGACTAGAGTCACGTTGAGGAATGAACACATGCAGTACATAGTGACATG GTATGGTTTGTGTGCAGCTACCTCCTACATGTGGTTTGCCAAGTTTGTCAAGAAGATTTAA